From Caldanaerobius fijiensis DSM 17918, a single genomic window includes:
- the tnpA gene encoding IS200/IS605 family transposase has protein sequence MEEKYRHKNTSVSLINYHFIWCPRYRRKVLVGPVEARLRELIKEVAKKLELEILALEIMPDHVHLFVNAPPNLAPHDIVARFKGVSSHYLHREFEQVARMPSMWTRSYFVSTAGNVSSDTIRK, from the coding sequence ATGGAAGAAAAATATAGACACAAAAATACAAGTGTATCACTGATCAACTATCATTTTATCTGGTGCCCTCGTTATCGGCGCAAGGTACTGGTCGGTCCTGTAGAAGCCAGATTAAGAGAACTTATCAAGGAGGTGGCTAAGAAACTTGAATTGGAGATATTGGCTTTGGAGATTATGCCCGACCACGTACACCTGTTTGTCAACGCGCCGCCAAACCTGGCACCGCACGATATAGTGGCGCGATTCAAAGGTGTATCTTCCCACTATCTACACCGTGAGTTTGAGCAGGTTGCACGAATGCCATCCATGTGGACCAGAAGCTATTTTGTATCAACTGCCGGCAACGTTTCTTCCGATACTATTCGTAAGTA
- a CDS encoding ABC transporter substrate-binding protein, with the protein MRKAFSLLLSLIIATSVFVGGCSNSSSSKSASSNKQNNGKVANNAQLSGEITVWGWPAADTAFKAIMPGFNKLYPNIKVKVIMMKTDDVHTKLLSSLAAKSGAPDVSMVENGQIGKFAASGGLEDLRGNPYLADKLKDDFVSYAWSEATTMDGRQIGIPWDIGPASLFYRRDIFEKAGLKSDPESVTNELNTWDKFIEVGKKIKAATGGKTYMMSNAENMFSLYFTLNHNYFDDKYNLLLDPVKMASILDISQKARENGIDAKVNMWTPEWQAMFKNGTLATEMAGCWFGGFLKTWIAPDLKGKWGVAPIPENAAYNWGGSFLVIPSQSKNKEAAWAFIKYALATKEGQNAMFKAVDYFPAYKPAWDDPIYHEQDEYFGGEKTRELWIKIAGQIPNIRVTKMDPQVSSILTQEAQKAIDQKLDSQKTMEGAIKKIQQAIAQDLQTLKAQMK; encoded by the coding sequence ATGAGGAAAGCTTTTTCTCTATTATTATCTTTAATAATTGCAACATCTGTTTTCGTAGGAGGTTGTTCTAATTCTTCTTCGAGTAAAAGTGCTTCTTCTAATAAACAAAATAATGGAAAAGTAGCTAACAATGCGCAGTTGTCGGGTGAGATAACGGTGTGGGGATGGCCAGCTGCTGATACGGCTTTTAAAGCAATAATGCCTGGATTTAATAAATTATATCCAAATATAAAAGTTAAAGTAATAATGATGAAAACTGATGACGTTCATACTAAGTTACTTAGTTCATTAGCTGCTAAATCTGGTGCGCCTGATGTGTCTATGGTAGAAAATGGACAAATAGGCAAATTTGCTGCAAGTGGTGGTTTGGAAGATTTAAGAGGTAATCCGTACTTAGCGGATAAATTAAAAGACGATTTTGTTTCGTATGCATGGTCTGAGGCAACTACTATGGATGGAAGACAAATAGGAATTCCATGGGATATAGGTCCAGCTAGTTTATTTTATAGAAGGGATATTTTTGAAAAAGCAGGTTTGAAGTCCGATCCAGAATCTGTAACAAATGAGCTGAATACATGGGATAAATTTATAGAAGTAGGTAAAAAAATAAAAGCGGCGACTGGTGGCAAGACTTATATGATGAGTAATGCCGAAAACATGTTCAGTCTTTATTTTACATTAAATCATAATTATTTTGATGATAAATATAATTTACTTTTAGATCCAGTAAAAATGGCTTCTATATTAGATATATCTCAGAAAGCTCGTGAAAATGGAATCGATGCAAAAGTGAACATGTGGACTCCCGAATGGCAAGCTATGTTTAAAAATGGGACATTGGCTACGGAAATGGCGGGTTGCTGGTTTGGAGGTTTTTTAAAAACTTGGATTGCACCAGATCTAAAAGGAAAATGGGGAGTAGCTCCAATACCGGAGAATGCTGCTTACAACTGGGGAGGTTCGTTTTTAGTTATACCTAGTCAGAGTAAAAATAAAGAAGCTGCGTGGGCTTTTATAAAATATGCTTTAGCTACAAAAGAGGGACAAAACGCGATGTTTAAAGCAGTTGATTATTTTCCGGCATATAAACCAGCATGGGATGACCCTATATATCATGAGCAAGATGAGTACTTTGGTGGTGAAAAAACTAGAGAACTCTGGATAAAAATTGCTGGGCAAATTCCTAATATAAGAGTAACTAAGATGGATCCGCAAGTTTCTAGTATATTAACACAAGAAGCGCAAAAAGCAATTGATCAAAAATTGGATTCACAAAAGACAATGGAAGGTGCTATAAAAAAGATTCAACAAGCTATTGCTCAAGATCTTCAAACTTTAAAAGCACAGATGAAATAA
- a CDS encoding carbohydrate ABC transporter permease, giving the protein MINLSVDRKKKYVYHENLWAEVKKNKIAYIYISPFYILYGIFGAFPLLFAFYLTFHNWDGISNMTFVGLQNYMFLFKDPLFWKSLYNTLVIAIVAHVPMLFLALVLAYILNSKMIKLKNFFRTIYFTPVVTSSVAVSLVFLTLYGVHYGLINVFLQYIGLKPIDWFGGNGFWIKPAIIILFIWRWLGWNMVIYYAGLQSIPVEITEAAVVDGANSFQTFFKVIIPLIMPIILYTVIMSTIGGLTIFDEPFMLVGPDGGTNNSGLTLSTYLYSQAFRFSHFGYAATFGFVISALIVIFSFINMKIFGNDYTK; this is encoded by the coding sequence GTGATTAATTTATCTGTAGATAGAAAGAAAAAATATGTATATCATGAAAATTTATGGGCGGAAGTAAAGAAAAATAAAATAGCTTACATTTACATTTCACCTTTTTATATATTATACGGTATTTTTGGAGCTTTTCCATTGCTGTTTGCTTTTTATTTGACATTTCATAATTGGGATGGAATAAGTAATATGACTTTTGTAGGCTTGCAGAATTATATGTTTTTATTTAAAGACCCGCTATTTTGGAAGTCATTATACAATACTCTTGTAATCGCTATTGTAGCGCATGTACCAATGCTTTTTTTGGCTTTAGTACTAGCTTATATATTAAATTCTAAGATGATAAAACTTAAGAATTTTTTTAGGACGATCTATTTTACACCAGTGGTTACATCATCCGTTGCAGTTTCTTTGGTGTTTTTAACACTTTATGGTGTACATTATGGTTTAATTAATGTATTTTTACAATATATTGGTTTAAAACCTATTGATTGGTTTGGGGGAAATGGTTTTTGGATTAAACCTGCTATAATAATACTTTTTATTTGGAGATGGCTAGGATGGAACATGGTTATTTATTATGCGGGGTTACAGTCAATACCTGTGGAAATAACTGAAGCAGCCGTTGTAGATGGTGCCAATAGTTTTCAGACGTTTTTTAAAGTAATAATACCACTTATTATGCCTATTATACTATATACTGTAATCATGTCTACCATAGGTGGACTTACGATATTTGATGAACCATTTATGCTTGTTGGGCCAGATGGAGGTACAAATAATTCAGGTTTAACTTTATCAACATATTTATATTCACAGGCATTTAGATTTTCCCATTTTGGTTATGCGGCTACTTTTGGATTTGTTATAAGTGCATTGATTGTGATTTTTTCGTTTATTAATATGAAAATATTTGGTAATGATTATACAAAGTGA
- a CDS encoding carbohydrate ABC transporter permease, with protein sequence MKLQKTLLYLILFCGGILMIFPFYWMVVLSTHSAQEIFKFPPPIIFGNDFIKNYRMVVETIPLWRNMLNSLFVATSSVLLVLLFCSLAGYAFAMYNFPGKNLLFSLMLVTMMVPGLITIVPWFIMMTKFGWINNYYGLIIPGAANAFGIFWMRQYIAGTLPHDLLDAAKIDGCPEWQIFFRIALPILKPGLAALGIYTFIGSWNNFMGPLLILKDPNVFTLPVALSALQGDPTRGYDYGVLMTGTTLAVAPMLIAFVFLSKYIIQGMTAGAIKQ encoded by the coding sequence ATGAAACTTCAAAAAACATTACTTTATTTAATACTGTTTTGTGGTGGAATTTTGATGATTTTTCCTTTTTATTGGATGGTGGTTTTGTCGACTCATAGTGCTCAAGAAATATTTAAATTCCCACCTCCGATAATTTTCGGGAATGATTTTATAAAAAACTATAGAATGGTTGTTGAAACAATTCCTTTGTGGCGGAATATGTTAAATAGCTTGTTTGTAGCGACTAGTTCTGTGTTGTTAGTTTTATTATTTTGCTCCTTAGCTGGATATGCTTTTGCAATGTATAATTTTCCGGGGAAAAATTTATTATTTTCGTTAATGCTTGTAACAATGATGGTTCCAGGTCTTATAACTATTGTTCCTTGGTTTATAATGATGACGAAATTTGGTTGGATAAATAATTATTATGGCTTGATAATACCTGGAGCTGCCAATGCATTTGGAATATTTTGGATGAGACAATATATAGCGGGAACTCTACCACATGATCTTTTAGATGCAGCGAAGATTGATGGTTGTCCTGAATGGCAAATATTTTTTAGAATTGCTTTGCCAATTTTAAAACCTGGTTTGGCTGCACTTGGTATATATACATTTATTGGTAGCTGGAATAATTTTATGGGTCCTTTGTTAATTTTAAAAGATCCAAACGTTTTTACTTTACCAGTAGCTTTGAGTGCATTGCAAGGAGACCCAACTAGAGGATATGATTATGGAGTGTTGATGACAGGTACAACTCTTGCAGTTGCACCTATGCTAATTGCGTTTGTATTTTTATCTAAATATATTATTCAAGGCATGACTGCAGGAGCAATTAAACAATGA
- a CDS encoding beta-galactosidase: MFYGVDYYPEHWPEDRWEIDAHLMEEAGINVVRLAEFAWAKLEPDEGLYDFSWLDKAISILSRHGIKVVLGTPTAAPPKWLIDKHPEILPVDEDGHVKGFGSRRHYCYNNPVYRQYTKKIVTAMAEHYESNPDVICWHIDNEFGCHDTTVCYCDNCMKEFKEWLKERYGTIDKLNESWGTVFWSQTYKDWDSVIIPRRAVTSHNPSLLLDYKRFSSDSVVKYQKVQIDILREITPDKKITHNFMGLFNQIDYYKLAKDLDFISWDNYPINHFSDSIDQISSSIALSHDVMRGVKKKNFWVMEQQSGPTGWEEMGRQLKPSEMRLWVYQSIAHGADAIVYFRWRACTFGTEEYWHGILDHDGIPRRRYNEVKQVGHELRKIGAMIEGSEVKAEVAIIRSFDNEWAFEIQPHKRGFRYMEQIKKYYKYFYSRNIPVDIISPEDDLSGYKLVLAPGLIMVNEKITDNIKNYVRDGGTFLTTWRAGAKRWDNRMNDQSLLGPLKELLGIDIEEYSVIPDDESIDVVFGDNKGTANTWYDVISPVTAKVLGEYKADYISGKAVITVNKYGRGNAYYVGTIPSDNIIKVLLDKVTGECGISVAGLKSNEGIEVLRRIKGADEFYFVLNFNRKPSTIIVNKQMVDILTGEYLNGEITLEPFEVRVLSNR, encoded by the coding sequence ATGTTTTATGGTGTAGATTACTATCCTGAGCATTGGCCTGAGGATAGATGGGAAATTGATGCCCATCTTATGGAAGAGGCTGGGATAAATGTGGTTCGCCTCGCAGAGTTTGCCTGGGCGAAACTGGAGCCAGATGAAGGTTTATACGATTTTTCGTGGCTGGACAAAGCTATAAGTATTCTATCAAGGCATGGTATAAAAGTGGTTTTAGGCACGCCTACAGCGGCACCTCCCAAATGGCTTATAGACAAACATCCTGAGATATTGCCTGTGGACGAGGATGGTCATGTAAAAGGATTTGGTTCTAGAAGACACTATTGTTATAACAACCCTGTATATCGACAGTATACGAAAAAGATTGTAACAGCTATGGCCGAACATTATGAAAGCAATCCAGATGTAATATGCTGGCATATTGATAATGAATTTGGCTGCCATGACACTACGGTATGCTATTGCGATAATTGCATGAAAGAGTTCAAAGAATGGTTAAAAGAAAGGTATGGTACCATAGATAAATTAAATGAGTCATGGGGAACGGTGTTTTGGAGCCAAACATATAAGGATTGGGACAGTGTCATAATACCTAGAAGGGCTGTGACATCTCATAATCCATCGTTGCTTTTAGATTACAAGCGTTTTTCATCGGATTCAGTTGTAAAATACCAAAAAGTGCAAATTGATATACTTAGAGAGATTACACCTGACAAAAAAATTACACATAATTTTATGGGCCTTTTTAACCAGATAGATTATTATAAGCTGGCAAAAGACTTGGATTTTATATCATGGGACAATTATCCTATAAACCATTTTAGCGATAGTATTGACCAAATATCTTCTAGTATAGCACTGTCCCACGATGTAATGAGGGGTGTTAAAAAGAAAAACTTCTGGGTCATGGAGCAGCAGAGTGGACCTACAGGATGGGAGGAAATGGGCAGGCAATTAAAACCGAGTGAGATGAGGCTTTGGGTATATCAATCTATAGCCCATGGTGCGGATGCTATAGTTTACTTCAGGTGGAGGGCATGCACCTTTGGCACTGAAGAATATTGGCATGGCATACTTGATCACGATGGGATCCCGAGAAGAAGATACAATGAAGTAAAACAGGTGGGGCATGAATTGCGTAAAATCGGAGCTATGATTGAAGGTTCAGAGGTAAAAGCCGAAGTGGCTATAATCAGGTCTTTTGATAATGAATGGGCCTTTGAAATACAACCTCACAAGAGGGGATTCAGGTATATGGAGCAGATAAAGAAGTATTATAAATATTTTTATAGCAGAAATATACCAGTAGATATAATAAGCCCTGAAGACGATTTGTCAGGTTATAAACTGGTTTTAGCTCCCGGTCTTATAATGGTCAATGAAAAAATTACTGATAACATAAAGAATTATGTGAGAGATGGAGGTACTTTCCTCACGACCTGGAGGGCAGGGGCCAAGAGATGGGATAACAGGATGAACGATCAGTCCCTTTTGGGTCCGTTAAAAGAACTATTAGGCATAGATATAGAGGAATATAGCGTCATACCTGATGATGAAAGTATTGATGTAGTCTTTGGGGATAATAAAGGGACTGCTAATACATGGTATGATGTTATTTCACCTGTTACCGCAAAAGTGTTAGGAGAGTATAAGGCGGACTATATATCAGGAAAGGCTGTTATTACTGTTAATAAATATGGGAGAGGTAATGCGTATTACGTAGGCACGATTCCAAGTGATAATATAATAAAAGTACTTTTAGACAAAGTTACAGGGGAATGCGGTATATCTGTCGCTGGGCTAAAGTCTAATGAAGGAATAGAAGTACTCAGGCGGATAAAAGGTGCTGATGAATTCTATTTTGTTTTGAACTTCAATAGAAAGCCATCTACAATAATTGTGAATAAACAAATGGTGGACATTTTGACAGGAGAGTACCTAAATGGCGAAATAACATTGGAACCTTTTGAAGTCAGGGTATTAAGCAATAGGTAA
- a CDS encoding L-fucose/L-arabinose isomerase family protein, with amino-acid sequence MKKSAKPQIGFLGIMQELYDDMLPGITERQEKYARDVIERLKGVADFYFPGATRNRNDIERIVKEFNEKGLDGIMIVMLTYGPATNVVNALRNNRLPIMLANIQPVSTVTEDWDMGDLTYNQGVHGAQDTSNAIVRLGIKCPVITEDWHSEEFKAFVEDWAKAVQTINALRNMKIAQFGRMHGMYDILGDEAAFTRKIGPQINQEYIGEVYRYMEMVTEEEIDAIIEENRKNFYIDPKLTEERHRYAARLQLGFKKFLMNKGYDGFSAHFDVFKGDGRFKQIPMMAASNLMAEGYGYAAEGDAITASLVAAGHMLIGDAHFTEMYAMDFKRDSILMSHMGEGNWKIARKDRPIKLVDRELGIGRLDNPPTIVFMAEPGPATLVSLVSLEGEKYRLVVSKGEILDTEEAKHIEMPYFHFKPSTGVRSCLDGWLKNGGTHHQCLNLGDNARRWKLLCELLDIEYVEV; translated from the coding sequence ATGAAGAAAAGTGCAAAACCGCAGATAGGTTTCTTGGGAATAATGCAGGAGTTATACGATGATATGTTGCCTGGAATTACTGAGAGGCAGGAGAAATACGCCAGAGATGTGATAGAAAGACTTAAAGGCGTAGCAGATTTTTACTTTCCTGGTGCAACAAGAAATAGAAATGATATTGAACGCATAGTAAAAGAGTTTAACGAAAAAGGGCTTGATGGCATTATGATAGTAATGCTCACCTATGGGCCCGCTACAAACGTGGTTAATGCATTGAGAAATAATAGACTTCCTATTATGCTGGCGAATATACAGCCGGTTTCAACTGTGACAGAGGACTGGGACATGGGTGATTTGACATACAATCAGGGGGTTCACGGTGCCCAGGATACTTCAAATGCCATCGTCAGATTGGGTATTAAATGTCCTGTTATAACAGAAGATTGGCATTCTGAAGAGTTTAAGGCATTTGTTGAGGATTGGGCAAAAGCTGTACAGACAATTAATGCGCTGAGAAATATGAAAATAGCTCAATTTGGAAGAATGCATGGCATGTACGATATATTAGGCGACGAGGCCGCATTTACGAGGAAAATAGGGCCACAGATAAATCAGGAGTATATAGGTGAGGTTTATAGGTATATGGAAATGGTGACAGAAGAAGAGATTGATGCTATAATTGAAGAAAATAGGAAGAATTTTTACATTGATCCTAAACTCACTGAAGAGCGACACAGGTATGCAGCACGTTTGCAGCTGGGATTTAAAAAATTTCTTATGAACAAAGGCTATGATGGTTTTAGCGCCCATTTCGATGTGTTCAAAGGAGACGGAAGATTTAAACAAATTCCCATGATGGCGGCTTCTAATTTGATGGCAGAGGGATATGGTTATGCCGCAGAAGGAGATGCTATTACGGCTAGCCTGGTGGCAGCAGGGCACATGTTGATAGGTGATGCGCACTTTACTGAGATGTATGCTATGGATTTTAAGAGAGATTCTATTTTGATGAGCCATATGGGAGAAGGTAACTGGAAAATAGCGCGAAAGGATAGGCCAATCAAACTCGTGGATCGCGAGCTGGGTATAGGCAGATTGGATAATCCGCCTACGATAGTGTTTATGGCAGAACCAGGGCCTGCTACGCTGGTATCGTTGGTTTCTTTAGAAGGAGAAAAATATAGATTGGTTGTTTCTAAAGGAGAAATACTGGATACAGAAGAAGCAAAGCATATCGAAATGCCATATTTCCATTTCAAACCGTCTACAGGTGTTAGATCCTGCCTCGACGGCTGGCTGAAAAATGGAGGGACGCACCATCAGTGCCTGAATCTTGGAGATAACGCACGAAGATGGAAGCTACTATGTGAACTGTTAGATATCGAATATGTAGAAGTATAG
- a CDS encoding ribulokinase codes for MAKYSIGVDYGTESARALLLNIDTAQEVASSAMAYPHGVMDETLPDGTPLGQDWALEHPDDYIEVLKVIIPDVLKQAGVSKDDVIGIGIDFTACTVLPIKKDGTPLCDLPEFTKNPHAYVKLWKHHAAQPEANRLNQIAAERGEDFLARYGGKISSEWLVPKVWQVLNEAPEVYEATDKFIEATDWVIMMLTGNERRNSCTAGYKAIWHKRKGYPSKEFYKALDPRLENLVDEKLSRDIYPLGTKAGELTPQMASLIGLNPGVAVAVGNVDAHVSVPAMGVTSPGKMVMVMGTSICHMVLNDKEVEVPGICGVVEDGIIPGLYGYEAGQSAVGDIFAWYMETCLPNEYKLQAEQRGISAFEYLREKASRLKPGQSGLIALDWWNGNRSVLVDADLTGMVLGMTLTTKPEEIYRALIEATAYGTKMIIDAFNDNGVEVKELYACGGLAEKDPLVMQIYADVTNLEIKISQSAQTPALGAAMFGAVVAGKEKGGFDSIFEAAKVIPKLKDATYKPIPENVKIYEELFKEYKILHDYFGRGPNDVMKRLKAIKERVANA; via the coding sequence ATGGCTAAGTATTCTATAGGGGTGGATTATGGTACAGAATCTGCCCGTGCATTATTGCTCAATATTGACACGGCCCAAGAAGTGGCTTCATCAGCCATGGCTTACCCTCATGGGGTCATGGATGAAACTTTACCTGATGGTACGCCTTTAGGCCAGGATTGGGCTTTAGAACATCCTGATGACTACATTGAAGTGCTTAAAGTAATCATTCCAGATGTATTAAAACAAGCGGGTGTAAGCAAAGATGATGTGATAGGTATAGGAATAGACTTTACAGCGTGTACAGTCCTTCCTATAAAAAAAGACGGTACTCCCTTATGTGATTTGCCTGAATTTACTAAAAACCCCCATGCTTATGTGAAACTGTGGAAACACCACGCGGCACAGCCTGAGGCTAACAGGTTAAATCAGATAGCTGCCGAGAGGGGTGAAGACTTCCTGGCAAGGTACGGTGGAAAGATTTCCTCTGAATGGCTGGTCCCAAAAGTATGGCAGGTCTTAAATGAGGCGCCAGAAGTCTATGAAGCCACAGATAAATTTATTGAGGCTACTGACTGGGTAATTATGATGCTCACAGGTAACGAGAGGAGGAATAGCTGTACTGCGGGATATAAAGCTATATGGCACAAGAGGAAAGGTTATCCATCTAAGGAATTTTATAAAGCGCTGGACCCGCGTTTAGAAAATTTGGTAGACGAAAAACTAAGCCGCGACATATATCCCCTCGGTACAAAAGCAGGTGAATTGACACCGCAGATGGCGTCTCTAATAGGATTAAATCCTGGAGTGGCTGTGGCGGTTGGCAATGTGGATGCTCACGTATCAGTACCGGCCATGGGAGTTACATCGCCAGGTAAAATGGTCATGGTAATGGGAACTTCTATATGCCATATGGTTTTAAACGACAAAGAAGTAGAAGTACCGGGGATATGCGGTGTTGTGGAAGATGGAATAATACCCGGCCTATACGGATATGAAGCGGGTCAATCAGCGGTAGGGGATATATTTGCATGGTATATGGAGACGTGCTTACCTAACGAATATAAATTGCAAGCAGAACAGAGGGGCATTAGTGCTTTTGAATATTTGAGAGAAAAAGCTTCCCGATTGAAACCAGGTCAAAGTGGATTGATTGCGCTGGATTGGTGGAATGGCAACAGATCCGTTCTGGTGGACGCAGACCTGACAGGCATGGTACTGGGTATGACTTTGACCACAAAACCTGAGGAAATCTATAGGGCTCTTATTGAGGCTACAGCCTACGGTACGAAGATGATAATAGACGCTTTTAATGATAATGGCGTAGAGGTAAAAGAGCTATACGCTTGTGGAGGCCTGGCAGAAAAGGATCCATTGGTTATGCAGATATACGCTGATGTCACCAATCTAGAGATAAAGATCTCGCAATCAGCCCAGACTCCTGCACTTGGTGCAGCTATGTTTGGCGCAGTAGTAGCTGGAAAAGAAAAAGGAGGATTTGATAGCATATTTGAAGCGGCAAAAGTTATACCTAAACTAAAAGATGCCACGTACAAACCCATACCGGAAAATGTGAAGATATACGAAGAGTTGTTTAAGGAGTATAAAATCCTCCACGATTATTTTGGAAGAGGTCCAAATGACGTCATGAAGAGATTAAAAGCCATAAAGGAGAGGGTTGCCAATGCTTGA
- a CDS encoding L-ribulose-5-phosphate 4-epimerase: MLESLKARVWKMNLMLPKNNLVTMTSGNVSGRDPETGYVVIKPSGVLYEEMTPEDMVVVDLQGNVIEGRLKPSVDTATHLYVYRHRSDVMGIVHTHSPYATSFAALGRPIPVYLTAIADEFGGPIPVGPYAQIGGEQIGKVIVEYIGDSPAILMKNHGVFTVGKSPEAAVKAAVMVEDVAKTVHLALLLGQPDEIPEEEVKRAHERYMTKYGQG, translated from the coding sequence ATGCTTGAGAGCTTGAAAGCACGCGTGTGGAAGATGAACCTCATGTTGCCTAAGAACAACCTTGTGACGATGACCAGTGGCAATGTCAGTGGCAGAGATCCAGAAACGGGATACGTAGTGATAAAGCCCAGCGGGGTATTATATGAGGAAATGACGCCCGAAGATATGGTGGTGGTTGACCTACAGGGAAACGTAATAGAAGGCCGGTTGAAACCGTCGGTAGATACGGCGACACACCTTTATGTGTATAGGCATCGAAGTGACGTCATGGGCATTGTGCATACCCATTCACCTTATGCTACCAGTTTTGCAGCACTGGGAAGGCCTATTCCTGTTTACCTTACAGCCATCGCAGATGAGTTTGGCGGTCCCATACCTGTGGGCCCTTATGCTCAAATAGGTGGCGAACAAATAGGCAAAGTTATAGTGGAATATATAGGCGATAGCCCTGCTATTTTGATGAAAAACCATGGGGTATTTACTGTAGGTAAATCTCCTGAGGCTGCAGTAAAAGCAGCGGTTATGGTTGAAGATGTGGCCAAAACAGTGCACCTGGCATTGCTATTGGGTCAACCTGATGAAATACCGGAAGAAGAGGTAAAAAGGGCCCATGAAAGGTACATGACTAAATACGGTCAGGGTTGA
- a CDS encoding GntR family transcriptional regulator, whose protein sequence is MAANVPKYQQLKEYVIEYIIKENLNAHDPVFTENELVNKFNVSRHTVRKALDELENEGWIYRKQGAGTFCADRSAVKSVDSNNIAVITTYINDYIFPRIIRGIDQVLSKEGYTILLYNTNNRIEREIDILENVLTKNIRGIIIEPTKSALPHINLNYFQEFKRKGIPYIFINSYYDELKPSYVIQDDEAGGFIATEHLIELGHRNIVGIFKSDDNQGLNRYKGYIKALRKHGVRIKEDNIIWYTTEEMKTKPPQMAARIFKEEDEKPTAIVCYNDQIAMWVIEALRNSGLSIPDDVSIVGFDDSDYAVLSDVKLTSVIHPKEEMGREAARILFKLIDMGNKAFEEPINICIKPELKVRTSTKKIDLKEVKTWAN, encoded by the coding sequence TTGGCAGCAAATGTGCCAAAATACCAGCAACTTAAGGAATACGTTATAGAATATATAATTAAAGAGAATTTAAATGCCCATGATCCGGTTTTTACTGAAAATGAGCTTGTAAATAAATTCAACGTGAGCAGGCACACGGTTAGAAAAGCGCTAGACGAACTGGAAAATGAAGGTTGGATTTATAGAAAGCAGGGAGCGGGGACTTTTTGCGCTGATAGATCGGCAGTGAAGAGCGTCGATTCTAACAATATCGCTGTTATAACCACTTATATAAATGATTACATTTTCCCCAGGATAATAAGAGGCATCGATCAGGTGCTTTCCAAAGAGGGATATACCATACTGCTTTACAATACAAACAACAGGATAGAAAGAGAGATAGACATCTTGGAAAATGTATTGACCAAAAACATCAGAGGCATCATAATCGAGCCGACGAAGAGCGCGCTTCCCCATATAAATTTAAACTACTTTCAGGAGTTCAAACGAAAAGGTATACCCTATATATTTATAAACAGTTATTACGACGAACTAAAACCTTCTTATGTGATACAGGATGATGAAGCAGGTGGCTTTATAGCCACAGAACACCTTATAGAATTGGGCCACAGGAATATTGTGGGCATATTCAAGAGTGATGATAACCAGGGTTTAAACAGATACAAGGGTTATATTAAAGCATTGAGAAAACATGGCGTGAGGATTAAAGAAGATAATATCATATGGTATACCACTGAAGAGATGAAAACAAAACCACCGCAGATGGCGGCGCGGATATTTAAAGAAGAAGATGAAAAGCCCACTGCTATAGTTTGCTATAATGATCAGATTGCCATGTGGGTGATAGAAGCCCTGAGAAATTCTGGATTGAGCATACCTGATGATGTATCTATTGTAGGATTTGATGACTCTGATTACGCTGTATTGTCTGACGTAAAACTTACCAGTGTGATACACCCTAAGGAAGAGATGGGGCGAGAAGCGGCGAGGATTTTGTTTAAATTGATAGATATGGGCAACAAGGCTTTTGAAGAGCCTATAAATATATGTATAAAACCTGAACTGAAAGTGAGGACATCCACCAAAAAAATTGATTTGAAAGAAGTGAAGACATGGGCGAATTGA